The Vidua macroura isolate BioBank_ID:100142 chromosome 4, ASM2450914v1, whole genome shotgun sequence genome window below encodes:
- the NCAPG gene encoding condensin complex subunit 3 isoform X2: MLRREPAVERVINFAAGFVTSFYHMEKEDGSNEGEEDNLLLNYVFKFLLESHNANSHAVRFRTCQLVNKILGNMPENAEIDDDLFDKINEAMLIRLKDKFPSVRIQAVLALSRLQDPKDENCPVVNIYSTLLENDSNSDVRRAVLSCIAPSERTLPIIVGRTMDVKEAVRKLAYEVLAEKVHMRALTIAQRVKLLQQGLNDRSDVVKEVMKKKLLQAWLQFTEGDVLELLHRLDIENCPEVAIPVLNAMFSLYPLHDIVQNCKNLDSRKLIPQEDLTAENVLYWRCLCEYLKSKGEEGEDLLEQILPEPAIYADYLLSYLQNMPILSEEQKEDFNCFENLMTKEFIGQQLILIIGCMDTMEEGGRKHLLVILQKILILPSTSAVLIPLLVERLLSIVKDEDRRIQIIAEIISEVREPIVAIDQPIDAAEIRKRELKLAEIKVKLFEAKQALEECITLQDFNKASVLKEKITELEHTKNDLIKTTEQTEIKEMRVEKNDPETLLKCLMMCYEVLKIMSLSKGINPTINEIIPSLILPGVTNVHPAVRNMAVLCLGCCTLQNKEFAQQQLPLLLQVLQIDNIKIKLSALKAIFDQLMLFGIEPFKTRRDNDSQSESAHIRTENGEDESETIEEEEETATVHSLLKLLSGFLDSEYSELRTEAAEGIAKLMFSGRLISAKLLSRLVLLWYNPVTEEDTLLRHCLGVFFPLFAYANRSNQECFGEAYLPTLQTLLNAPATSPLAEVDIGNVSELLVDLTRPSGLKCQSKKSQDYQELTVHDTLATKICNEILADPTAPDVRIYAKALNSLELSSSSTENLLVLLNEIQEKVEDKPCQRAIEKLQMKLSKDPNVGKNHSERTEETGLSERTQEKDVTLSQNTAHNEEENNKDALHTPVNEVKETAKLRSTRNKTGKGQRKASEVRSVSRRKTGASVKHGLESCARIPEPVPVSSSRPQRRAKTLALEKTRMNLSRLLNEETDE, encoded by the exons TGGAGAAAGAAGATGGTAGTAATGAGGGAGAAGAAGATAATTTACTTCTGAATTATGTGTTTAAATTTCTGCTTGAG TCTCACAATGCGAACAGCCATGCAGTTAGGTTTCGAACCTGTCAGCTTGTTAATAAGATTTTGGGAAATATGCCAGAGAATGCTGAGATTGATGATGACTTATTTGATAAAATTAATGAAGCTATGCTGATTAGACTTAAAGATAAATTTCCAAGTGTGAGAATTCAAGCTGTCTTGGCCCTGTCAAGGCTTCAAGATCCTAAGGATGAAAACTGCCCTGTTGTTAATA tttacaGCACGTTGCTTGAAAATGATTCAAACTCAGATGTGAGACGTGCCGTGCTGTCATGTATCGCTCCATCAGAAAGGACTTTGCCAATAATTGTAGGCCGCACCATGGATGTAAAGGAGGCTGTCAGAAAGCTGGCATATGAG gttttggcAGAAAAAGTCCACATGAGAGCTCTGACAATAGCACAGAGAGTAAAATTGTTGCAACAAGGACTTAATGACAGATCTG ATGTTGTAAAGGAAGTAATGAAGAAGAAGCTACTTCAAGCCTGGTTACAATTCACTGAAGGGGATGTTTTAGAATTGCTTCATAGACTGGATAtagaaaactgcccagaagtGGCCATCCCAGTACTAAATGCTATGTTTTCATTATATCCACTTCATGACATTGTTCAGAACTGTAAAAACCTTGACAGCAG AAAGCTGATTCCACAGGAGGATTTAACAGCTGAGAATGTGTTATATTGGAGATGTCTTTGTGAATATCTAAAATCAAAAGGTGAAGAAGGTGAAGATTTACTAGAACAGATTTTGCCAGAACCAGCTATATATGCAGATTATTTATTGAG TTATCTTCAAAATATGCCAATTCTCAGTGAAGAGcaaaaagaagattttaattgttttgaaaaCCTGATGACAAAAGAATTCATAGGCCAGCAACTGATTCTAATCATAGGCTGCATGGATACCATGGAAGAGGGAGGAAG AAAGCATCTGCTAGTTATTTTACAAAAGATTCTCATTTTACCTTCAACTTCAGCAGTACTTATACCTCTGCTTGTTGAAAGATTGCTCAGTATTGTTAAGGATGAGGACAGAAGGATTCAAATT ATTGCAGAAATTATATCAGAAGTTCGTGAACCAATTGTTGCAATTGACCAGCCTATTGATGCTGCTGAAATAAGAAAGCGGGAGCTAAAG ctggctgaaataaaagtgaaaCTTTTTGAAGCAAAACAAGCTTTGGAAGAATGCATTACTCTTCAGGATTTTAATAAAGCAtcagtattaaaagaaaaaataactgagttggaacacacaaaaaatgatCTGATAAAAACCACAGAGcaaactgaaattaaagaaatgcGTGTGGAGAAG AATGATCCTGAAACACTGTTGAAGTGTCTGATGATGTGCTATGAGGTTCTGAAGATCATGTCTCTTTCTAAAGGAATCAATCCAACCATTAATGAAATCATTCCATCTCTG ATACTTCCAGGTGTAACTAATGTCCACCCAGCTGTGAGAAATATGGCAGTTCTATGTTTGGGTTGCTGTACCCTTCAGAACAAAGAATTTGCCCAACAACAGCTTCCATTGCTGTTACAG GTTTTACAAATAGATAACATAAAGATAAAGCTCAGTGCTTTAAAGGCAATCTTCGATCAACTAATGCTGTTCGGAATTGAGCCTTTTAAAACCAGAAGAGACAATGACTCTCAAAGTGAAAGTGCACACATTAGAACTGAAAATGGTGAGGATGAAAGTGAAACAatagaggaagaagaggagactgCCACAGTTCACAGCCTTCTGAAGCTTCTTTCTGGTTTCTTAGACAGTGAG TATTCAGAACTTAGGACAGAAGCTGCAGAAGGCATTGCCAAGCTGATGTTCTCTGGGAGGCTGATCAGTGCCAAGCTCCTTTCTCGTCTTGTTTTGCTGTGGTATAATCCCGTGACTGAAGAGGATACTCTGCTCCGACACTGTCTGGgagttttcttccctttatttGCTTATGCAAATAG GTCTAACCAGGAGTGCTTTGGAGAAGCTTATCTTCCAACTCTGCAAACACTCTTAAATGCTCCTGCAACATCACCTTTGGCTGAAGTAGATATCGGTAATGTTTCTGAGCTGTTAGTGGACCTGACCAGACCAAGTGGACTGAAATGTCAGTCCAAGAAGTCTCAGGACTATCAG gAGTTAACAGTGCATGATACTTTAGCCACGAAAATTTGCAATGAAATCCTGGCAGATCCAACTGCACCAGATGTCCGTATTTATGCAAAAGCTTTAAATTCTCTAGAACTCAGTAGTTCTTCTACAGAGAATCTTCTGGTGTTGCTCAATGAGATTCAAGAG AAAGTGGAAGATAAGCCATGTCAAAGAGCTATTGAGAAGCTCCAAATGAAATTGAGCAAGGATCCTAATGTGGGCAAAAACCACTCTGAAAGAACTGAGGAAACAGGTCTCTCTGAAAGGACACAGGAAAAAGATGTCACATTGTCTCAAAATACTGCTCACAATGAAGAAG aaaataataaagatgCTCTTCATACTCCAGTTAATGAAGTTaaagaaactgcaaaattaAGATCTAcaagaaacaaaactggcaAAG GACAGCGGAAAGCGTCAGAAGTGAGGTCTGtgagcagaagaaaaactgGTGCAAGTGTAAAACACGGTCTTGAAAG TTGTGCTAGAATTCCAGAACCAGTCCCAGTGTCAAGTTCAAGGCCTCAGAGACGAGCAAAAACTTTGGCACTGGAGAAAACCCGAATGAATCTTTCAAGACTGTTGAATGAGGAAACGGATGAGTGA
- the NCAPG gene encoding condensin complex subunit 3 isoform X1, protein MGAKKKLLQVQEAFQLAQKPHQNHAKLVVALKSTYAQLDDKEGFNEKFIHFLKYAMIIYRREPAVERVINFAAGFVTSFYHMEKEDGSNEGEEDNLLLNYVFKFLLESHNANSHAVRFRTCQLVNKILGNMPENAEIDDDLFDKINEAMLIRLKDKFPSVRIQAVLALSRLQDPKDENCPVVNIYSTLLENDSNSDVRRAVLSCIAPSERTLPIIVGRTMDVKEAVRKLAYEVLAEKVHMRALTIAQRVKLLQQGLNDRSDVVKEVMKKKLLQAWLQFTEGDVLELLHRLDIENCPEVAIPVLNAMFSLYPLHDIVQNCKNLDSRKLIPQEDLTAENVLYWRCLCEYLKSKGEEGEDLLEQILPEPAIYADYLLSYLQNMPILSEEQKEDFNCFENLMTKEFIGQQLILIIGCMDTMEEGGRKHLLVILQKILILPSTSAVLIPLLVERLLSIVKDEDRRIQIIAEIISEVREPIVAIDQPIDAAEIRKRELKLAEIKVKLFEAKQALEECITLQDFNKASVLKEKITELEHTKNDLIKTTEQTEIKEMRVEKNDPETLLKCLMMCYEVLKIMSLSKGINPTINEIIPSLILPGVTNVHPAVRNMAVLCLGCCTLQNKEFAQQQLPLLLQVLQIDNIKIKLSALKAIFDQLMLFGIEPFKTRRDNDSQSESAHIRTENGEDESETIEEEEETATVHSLLKLLSGFLDSEYSELRTEAAEGIAKLMFSGRLISAKLLSRLVLLWYNPVTEEDTLLRHCLGVFFPLFAYANRSNQECFGEAYLPTLQTLLNAPATSPLAEVDIGNVSELLVDLTRPSGLKCQSKKSQDYQELTVHDTLATKICNEILADPTAPDVRIYAKALNSLELSSSSTENLLVLLNEIQEKVEDKPCQRAIEKLQMKLSKDPNVGKNHSERTEETGLSERTQEKDVTLSQNTAHNEEENNKDALHTPVNEVKETAKLRSTRNKTGKGQRKASEVRSVSRRKTGASVKHGLESCARIPEPVPVSSSRPQRRAKTLALEKTRMNLSRLLNEETDE, encoded by the exons TGGAGAAAGAAGATGGTAGTAATGAGGGAGAAGAAGATAATTTACTTCTGAATTATGTGTTTAAATTTCTGCTTGAG TCTCACAATGCGAACAGCCATGCAGTTAGGTTTCGAACCTGTCAGCTTGTTAATAAGATTTTGGGAAATATGCCAGAGAATGCTGAGATTGATGATGACTTATTTGATAAAATTAATGAAGCTATGCTGATTAGACTTAAAGATAAATTTCCAAGTGTGAGAATTCAAGCTGTCTTGGCCCTGTCAAGGCTTCAAGATCCTAAGGATGAAAACTGCCCTGTTGTTAATA tttacaGCACGTTGCTTGAAAATGATTCAAACTCAGATGTGAGACGTGCCGTGCTGTCATGTATCGCTCCATCAGAAAGGACTTTGCCAATAATTGTAGGCCGCACCATGGATGTAAAGGAGGCTGTCAGAAAGCTGGCATATGAG gttttggcAGAAAAAGTCCACATGAGAGCTCTGACAATAGCACAGAGAGTAAAATTGTTGCAACAAGGACTTAATGACAGATCTG ATGTTGTAAAGGAAGTAATGAAGAAGAAGCTACTTCAAGCCTGGTTACAATTCACTGAAGGGGATGTTTTAGAATTGCTTCATAGACTGGATAtagaaaactgcccagaagtGGCCATCCCAGTACTAAATGCTATGTTTTCATTATATCCACTTCATGACATTGTTCAGAACTGTAAAAACCTTGACAGCAG AAAGCTGATTCCACAGGAGGATTTAACAGCTGAGAATGTGTTATATTGGAGATGTCTTTGTGAATATCTAAAATCAAAAGGTGAAGAAGGTGAAGATTTACTAGAACAGATTTTGCCAGAACCAGCTATATATGCAGATTATTTATTGAG TTATCTTCAAAATATGCCAATTCTCAGTGAAGAGcaaaaagaagattttaattgttttgaaaaCCTGATGACAAAAGAATTCATAGGCCAGCAACTGATTCTAATCATAGGCTGCATGGATACCATGGAAGAGGGAGGAAG AAAGCATCTGCTAGTTATTTTACAAAAGATTCTCATTTTACCTTCAACTTCAGCAGTACTTATACCTCTGCTTGTTGAAAGATTGCTCAGTATTGTTAAGGATGAGGACAGAAGGATTCAAATT ATTGCAGAAATTATATCAGAAGTTCGTGAACCAATTGTTGCAATTGACCAGCCTATTGATGCTGCTGAAATAAGAAAGCGGGAGCTAAAG ctggctgaaataaaagtgaaaCTTTTTGAAGCAAAACAAGCTTTGGAAGAATGCATTACTCTTCAGGATTTTAATAAAGCAtcagtattaaaagaaaaaataactgagttggaacacacaaaaaatgatCTGATAAAAACCACAGAGcaaactgaaattaaagaaatgcGTGTGGAGAAG AATGATCCTGAAACACTGTTGAAGTGTCTGATGATGTGCTATGAGGTTCTGAAGATCATGTCTCTTTCTAAAGGAATCAATCCAACCATTAATGAAATCATTCCATCTCTG ATACTTCCAGGTGTAACTAATGTCCACCCAGCTGTGAGAAATATGGCAGTTCTATGTTTGGGTTGCTGTACCCTTCAGAACAAAGAATTTGCCCAACAACAGCTTCCATTGCTGTTACAG GTTTTACAAATAGATAACATAAAGATAAAGCTCAGTGCTTTAAAGGCAATCTTCGATCAACTAATGCTGTTCGGAATTGAGCCTTTTAAAACCAGAAGAGACAATGACTCTCAAAGTGAAAGTGCACACATTAGAACTGAAAATGGTGAGGATGAAAGTGAAACAatagaggaagaagaggagactgCCACAGTTCACAGCCTTCTGAAGCTTCTTTCTGGTTTCTTAGACAGTGAG TATTCAGAACTTAGGACAGAAGCTGCAGAAGGCATTGCCAAGCTGATGTTCTCTGGGAGGCTGATCAGTGCCAAGCTCCTTTCTCGTCTTGTTTTGCTGTGGTATAATCCCGTGACTGAAGAGGATACTCTGCTCCGACACTGTCTGGgagttttcttccctttatttGCTTATGCAAATAG GTCTAACCAGGAGTGCTTTGGAGAAGCTTATCTTCCAACTCTGCAAACACTCTTAAATGCTCCTGCAACATCACCTTTGGCTGAAGTAGATATCGGTAATGTTTCTGAGCTGTTAGTGGACCTGACCAGACCAAGTGGACTGAAATGTCAGTCCAAGAAGTCTCAGGACTATCAG gAGTTAACAGTGCATGATACTTTAGCCACGAAAATTTGCAATGAAATCCTGGCAGATCCAACTGCACCAGATGTCCGTATTTATGCAAAAGCTTTAAATTCTCTAGAACTCAGTAGTTCTTCTACAGAGAATCTTCTGGTGTTGCTCAATGAGATTCAAGAG AAAGTGGAAGATAAGCCATGTCAAAGAGCTATTGAGAAGCTCCAAATGAAATTGAGCAAGGATCCTAATGTGGGCAAAAACCACTCTGAAAGAACTGAGGAAACAGGTCTCTCTGAAAGGACACAGGAAAAAGATGTCACATTGTCTCAAAATACTGCTCACAATGAAGAAG aaaataataaagatgCTCTTCATACTCCAGTTAATGAAGTTaaagaaactgcaaaattaAGATCTAcaagaaacaaaactggcaAAG GACAGCGGAAAGCGTCAGAAGTGAGGTCTGtgagcagaagaaaaactgGTGCAAGTGTAAAACACGGTCTTGAAAG TTGTGCTAGAATTCCAGAACCAGTCCCAGTGTCAAGTTCAAGGCCTCAGAGACGAGCAAAAACTTTGGCACTGGAGAAAACCCGAATGAATCTTTCAAGACTGTTGAATGAGGAAACGGATGAGTGA